The Cetobacterium somerae sequence TAAAAGTTGATGGTTATTTTTTAGCTCAAAAAATGGCTGGAACAGAGGAAGAAGGAGAAGCAACTAATGCACTAGAAACTTTAGGTGCAAAAATTGTGAAAATACATAGATATAAGTTGCCAAATTATGGCGATGAAAGACTTGTTGTTGAGATTTTAAAAGAAAAATCAACAGACAAAAAATACCCAAGAAGAGCTGGAGTGGCTTTAAAAAAACCATTATAAATATACTAATTAGGGAGGGAAGAGATATGAAAATTTTTGAAAAATACAAAAAATTAATAATCATATGTCTTCCCATTTTTATTTTTTTGAGTGGAGCATTGTTGATTAAGTATAATTTACCAAAAGTTGTAGAAATTATATTAAAAATAGCGGTTGGGCCAACAATATCTTCTCAAGAGATTAAATTTCCAAAATTTGGCGAAATTGATATAACAGATGTAGTGTTATCAAAGGGAGATGATATAATTGTAAAAGCTCCTAAAGTAATTATAACATATTCAAAAGAATCACTTAAAAATTTTAGATTAAAAGAGATTAATGTTGAAAAACCTTGGGTACATATAGAGCGAAAAGGTGAGAATATAAATATTATAGATGCTTTTTCTAATGGAAATAAGGAGAAATCTGCATCAAAAGCAGGAACAGCTGTGCCAATAGATATAATAGCAGTTAAAGGTGGAGAGCTTTTATTTAGAGATACAACATATTCAAGAGAAATAAAACAGGAGTTAGATAATGTTAATGGATATGTTGCGTTTGATAAAATAACAGGTATTGATTTAGAATTTAAAGGTGAGCATGAAAAAGAAAAATATGAATATCGATTTAATAATCTAAACGAACCACTAGATATGAATATAATTTTGAAAGATATTACAGTAAAACCAGAGCTTATTCAGTATGGTTATGATGATAGAGATATAAGTGGAGCCACAGGAATATTTGATATGGATTTAACTATCGCAACAAGTGGATTAACAGGAAAAGCTGAACTTAAAAATGGAACAGTTACTTATAATGGATTAAGTAGTAAAGTTGAAAATGTAAACGGTACAATCGATTTTAAAAAAGATAAAATTGATGTTAATTTTACATATCTCCTAGAAAATAATTCAGGAACTTTTGATGTTTTTTATTCAGAAAAGTCAGGAGTGAAAGTTGATTTTAGATTTAAAGATTTACCTTATTCTGTTGCTAAAAATTATAAATTATTAGGAGATTTAAACTTGCCTTTAGATAATTTAAAATTTAAAAATGTTGATGTTCAATTATCTTATGAAAAAAGTCAAGGTTTTAAAGCAGAAATTTTATATAATGGATATCCATTTATTTCTTCGGGAGTCAATATTAGTAATTTAAATGGTAAAGTTTTCTTTAAAGATGGAATATTAACTTTATCAGGAAATAATCTAAATATATTAGTTCCTGGATTAGAATATAAAAGAGATTTAACATATAATGTTAACTTAGATTTAAATGGAGAGGATTTGAAGTTTGATGTTATTTCAAATTTTATTAATTTAAATGGCGAATATAAAAAGAAAGATGAAATATTAAACTTATATCAAGATAAAAAGCTTGTAATGTCTTATAATTTAAAAACTCAAACATTAGAGTTGTTAGATTTAGCAGGTAGTAGTTTACTTAATAATTATGACTTCTTTTTAAAAGCTCGAGAAAAGGATAAAATAATTAATTTTGAAGAGATTTCAATGGTTAATAAAGATGGACAAATGGTTTTGCAAATTATTGGAGATTTAAATAGAGAAAATTTAAAATATAAATTTAAAATACACACAAAAAATTTTCAAGAAAAAAGCTTGTTTGCTAATCTAAATTTAGATACAAAATTGGATTTTATAGGTGAAATAGCTGGAGAAAAGGATAAATTTATTTTGCGAGGAGTTATTAATGATTTAAAAGCAGAAAATAAAGATATTCTCCTAGATGCTTACGCTAATATATCGGTGGTTAATGATAATGGATTACAGGCTAATATTCAAGGAGAGTTGAGAGAAGGCAAATATAAAAAAATTAAAGTTCAGGGAATAAAAATTGATTCAACGTTTGATAACGGAAAGCTGATGATATCTGATGTAAGAAATAAACTATTCAAAGTTCAAGGAGAAGTTAATGTGTTTGATAAAACACTAGACTTAGGTTACCACATAACAGGTTTAAAAAGTAGTGAATTTGAAAAAACTGATATAATCTTACTTTTAGAAAATGTATATGGAAATATTACAGGAACTTTCGAAGAATTTCAAGCTGATGCACAAGTTAAAGCAGCTTATTTAGAAATGCCAAATAAAGCTTTAATATCAATGAATGGAAATATTGTTTACGAAGATGACACAGTAAAAATAGATAATTTTAAATTAAATCAAAGTTTAGCAACTGTAGAATATAATTTAAAAGAGAAAACTGGAAAATTTATATTAAATATTTTAGAGGAAAATCTTTCAAAATACTATAATTTTAAAGCACTAAAATATCGTATTTTATCTAGAGTAAATGGAAAAATATCTAATGGTGTTATTGAAGCTGATGCAGGAGTCAATATAGATAGAGTATACTTCAATGGTGATATATTACCAAATTTAACATCAAATTTAAAATATTTAAAAAATGATAAAGAAAATATTTTGTATATAGATAACTTAGATATCTTAAGTTTAGAAGGTAAAAGAATTTTGTTTTCAAAGGGTAGTGTTGATTTAATTGAAAAAAAGATAGATTATGATATTCCAAAACAAACATTATATTTAAAAGATTTTCAAGGAATTATAGATGTGAAAGATATGAGTGGAAGTATTGGGATAGAAAGTAAAGTTGAGGGTTATTTAGATAATCCAAAGTATACTTTAAATTTATTTGATGGAGAATATGAGATTAAAGGATTTAATTTTGATAATATCTCTTTAGAATTAATAGGTGATAAAAATATTTTAAAAATTAATGAAATTTTAGCTTATTATGAAAATAATATGATAAAAGGAAAAGGAGAATATACAATTTCAAATCAAGAGTACAATTTTAATATCTTTTCAAAAAATATTGATTTAAGTTTTTTAAATGCAATTTTATCAAAAGATAATTTAAAAGATATTAAAGGAACAGCTAATATAGATGTACGCTTATCAAGTAATTTAAAGGAAAATAGTGGATACATAGATTTAATTGATTTTAATGCGAATTTACCAAAAGCTTTACTAAGTTTAAAAAATTTAAATATGGTCTTAAAAATTGATAATGAAAGATTAACAGTTAATTCTTTAGAAGGAAAGTTAAATGATGGAGAAATAAAAGGAAAAGGTTATTTAAAATTGCCATCAATAGAGGATATTAAAGCAGATGATGAATTCTATAAAAATTTAGATTATGCATTTAATATAACTTTAAAAAATATGATTTATCAATTGAAAGATTACTTTAAAATAGATCTTTCAACAAATTTAGTATATTCAGAAAATAAAGTATCAGGAAATGTTATTATAAATAATGGTGAAATAACTGGGATATTGAAAGAAGATAAAGGCTTGATTTTAACAATTTTAAACTTTATAATAGATAAGACTAGAGCTATAATAGGTGAAAGCAAAAGATTAGGAAAAGATTTTGAAATAAAAAGTGGATTAAATGAAACTCCAGAATTTAATATAGGAGTTATGATAAGAGATGGTATAAATATAAATATACCGGATATATCTACGTTTGCTCAAGATGTTCAAGGTGTCTTATTAGGTAGGTTTAATATTGTTGGAAAAAATGAAAAAATAGGTGTAGTTGGAGAATTGGAAATACAAAAAGGAAGTTTTGTACTTGGAACTGAAGATTTTACAGTAACAAGAGCATTGCTTTTAGCAGATAAAAAAAATGGACTAATTTCAGATTTTAATCCAAATTTAATATTTGATGTATCATCCTTAACAGCTAATGGAAATGTAGAAATCTCTTTACAAGGAGAACTAAATAGTTTAAGATTAAATATAGTAACAAATCAAGGTAGTGAGAGTAGTAGTTTAAAAAATCTTTTCGATGGAAGTGGAGAAGGTAACGATAAAAACGTAGTAGCATTACTTTTTAAAACTATCATTGATAGTCAAATTTCAAGTACATTATTACGACCTATATCAAGAACTATTCAAAATGTTTTTCATATATCTAAGTTTAGAATAGTATCAGATGTCTTTAATCAAGAGGTGTTGGCTAACTCTGATGATCCTAAAACTCAAGATCCAAATGTTTTTGGATTTGGAGCATATTTGGAAGCTGAAAACCCTATATATAAAGAAAAATATTTCTGGATTTTAAAACTAGGAATAATTGATGGAACAAAGTATGATATAGGAGGGGCTGATAGCGAGAGTCAAAGTAATGAGTTTTCTAATTCTGTAAATCAATTAGATTTTAAGATAGAGAGAAGATATAAATCAGGATGGTCTTATGGTGTAGGAGTAGCAAAATTAAATGATGCAAATATGATTGATGAAAAGAAAAAAGGAAATTTAAATTATTATGTTGATTTTAAGTTTGAAAGAAAATATAATAGTATAAAAGATATTTTTTATAATAAAAAATAATTGGAGGGCAATTTGGGATGAAAAAGCACCTAATCGGAATAATATCACTAGTAGCTTCTATAGTTTCATTTGGAGCAGAAGGAGAATATTTAGTAAAAGGGGTAGAATTTAAAAATTTAAACGAAATACCTCAAGATGTTTTAATACAAAAGATGAGTTTAAAGAAAGGTCAAGTATTCTCAACAGAGGGATTATTGAAAGACTATAACAACATAAAGAAAAGTGATTATATAGACGAGTTAGCTATTTACCCTCAAGTTTATGATGGAGGAATAAAGTTAGTAGTAGATGTAAAAGAAAAGAAAGATACGAGAGAACTTTTAGAAAAACAAGGTATTTTACCAGCTTCAGAAAGAGAAAGAGTTGATACGACATTAGTTGTATCAAGTTTAGAAATAATTGGTAGTGTAAATGTACCAGTAAATGAAGTTGCAAAGAAAATACCAATTAAAGTTGGAGGATATTTTTCTAAAAATAAGATAATAAAAGGACAGAGAGAACTTTTAGAAACAGGAATGTATAGAGAGGTTATCCCTGATGTTTATCAGTATCCTGAAGGATTAGTAGTTGTTTACTCTGTTATTGAAAATCCAATTATAAATGGAATTCAAATTACAGGGAATACAAAATACACGACAGAAGAGTTGAAAAGTTTAATCAATATAGAGCCAGGAAAAGTTTTAAATCTAAATAACCTTAGAGATGCTAGAGATAAGATCTTAAAAAAATATAATGAGGATGGTTATGTTTTAGCTGAAATAGAAGATATAGATTTAACTGGAGCTAATGATTTAACAATAGTAATCAATGAAGGTACAGTGGATAAAGTTAATTTTACAAAAATGGTAACTAAACAAAAAGGTCAAAGAAGAAAAGCTACAGATACTATGCTAAAAACAAGAGACTATGTAGTTGAAAGAGAAATAGAGATTCAACCTGGCGAAGTATTCAATATAAATGATTATAATGAAACTGTATCAAACTTAATGAGAACAGGATATTTTAAAAATGTAAAATATGAAACAAAACCAGCTCCAGGAGAAAATCAAGGTGTTGATTTAGTTCTTTTACTAGAAGAGGAAAGAACAGCAACTTTACAAGGTGCGGTATCTTATGGATCAGAGATAGGACTACTTGGTATGTTATCAGTGAAGGATATGAACTGGCAAGGTAAAGGACAAGAATTAGGAGTTACTTTTGAAAAATCAGATGAAAACTATACAAGTTTCTCTATTAATTTCTCGGACCCTTGGATAAAAGGTACGGATAGAATATCTTGGGGATGGAGTTTATATAAAAACGAATATGAAAATAGTGACAGTGTACTTTTCAACGAGACAGATACATATGGTGCTAAGTTAAATATAGGAAAAGGATTAACTAAAAACTTAAGATTAGGATTAGGAACTAAAGCTGAATATATAACAGAAAAGGCTGATAAATCGGAGTTAGCAAACTATACTAATTATGATGGAGAAAATCTTCTTGATAAATGGGGAGATAAGAGAAGCTATGGATTGTTTAGTGTTTATCCATCGATAACATATGATACAAGAAATAGTTACTGGAATCCAACATCTGGTTGGTATGGAAAATATCAAGTTGAGGTAGGATATGCTGATACTATAGATTCTGGAACTTTTGCTAATACAACATTAGAGTTAAGAAAGTATCATAGAGGATTATTTAAAAATAATACATTTGCATATAGAGCTGTAGGAGGAGTTATGACTACAACTACTCCAGAATCTCAAAGATTCTGGGTAGGAGGAGGAAGTACTCTTAGAGGATATGACGGTGGATTCTACCAAGGAACACAAAAAATAACTGCAACAATAGAGAATAGAACTCAAATAAATGATGTGTTAGGATTTGTTTTATTCTCTGATATAGGAAGAGCTTGGGATTACCAAGGTGAAGACCCAGGATACTTAAATGAAAAGAGAGATGCAAGATTCCCAG is a genomic window containing:
- a CDS encoding translocation/assembly module TamB domain-containing protein; this translates as MKIFEKYKKLIIICLPIFIFLSGALLIKYNLPKVVEIILKIAVGPTISSQEIKFPKFGEIDITDVVLSKGDDIIVKAPKVIITYSKESLKNFRLKEINVEKPWVHIERKGENINIIDAFSNGNKEKSASKAGTAVPIDIIAVKGGELLFRDTTYSREIKQELDNVNGYVAFDKITGIDLEFKGEHEKEKYEYRFNNLNEPLDMNIILKDITVKPELIQYGYDDRDISGATGIFDMDLTIATSGLTGKAELKNGTVTYNGLSSKVENVNGTIDFKKDKIDVNFTYLLENNSGTFDVFYSEKSGVKVDFRFKDLPYSVAKNYKLLGDLNLPLDNLKFKNVDVQLSYEKSQGFKAEILYNGYPFISSGVNISNLNGKVFFKDGILTLSGNNLNILVPGLEYKRDLTYNVNLDLNGEDLKFDVISNFINLNGEYKKKDEILNLYQDKKLVMSYNLKTQTLELLDLAGSSLLNNYDFFLKAREKDKIINFEEISMVNKDGQMVLQIIGDLNRENLKYKFKIHTKNFQEKSLFANLNLDTKLDFIGEIAGEKDKFILRGVINDLKAENKDILLDAYANISVVNDNGLQANIQGELREGKYKKIKVQGIKIDSTFDNGKLMISDVRNKLFKVQGEVNVFDKTLDLGYHITGLKSSEFEKTDIILLLENVYGNITGTFEEFQADAQVKAAYLEMPNKALISMNGNIVYEDDTVKIDNFKLNQSLATVEYNLKEKTGKFILNILEENLSKYYNFKALKYRILSRVNGKISNGVIEADAGVNIDRVYFNGDILPNLTSNLKYLKNDKENILYIDNLDILSLEGKRILFSKGSVDLIEKKIDYDIPKQTLYLKDFQGIIDVKDMSGSIGIESKVEGYLDNPKYTLNLFDGEYEIKGFNFDNISLELIGDKNILKINEILAYYENNMIKGKGEYTISNQEYNFNIFSKNIDLSFLNAILSKDNLKDIKGTANIDVRLSSNLKENSGYIDLIDFNANLPKALLSLKNLNMVLKIDNERLTVNSLEGKLNDGEIKGKGYLKLPSIEDIKADDEFYKNLDYAFNITLKNMIYQLKDYFKIDLSTNLVYSENKVSGNVIINNGEITGILKEDKGLILTILNFIIDKTRAIIGESKRLGKDFEIKSGLNETPEFNIGVMIRDGININIPDISTFAQDVQGVLLGRFNIVGKNEKIGVVGELEIQKGSFVLGTEDFTVTRALLLADKKNGLISDFNPNLIFDVSSLTANGNVEISLQGELNSLRLNIVTNQGSESSSLKNLFDGSGEGNDKNVVALLFKTIIDSQISSTLLRPISRTIQNVFHISKFRIVSDVFNQEVLANSDDPKTQDPNVFGFGAYLEAENPIYKEKYFWILKLGIIDGTKYDIGGADSESQSNEFSNSVNQLDFKIERRYKSGWSYGVGVAKLNDANMIDEKKKGNLNYYVDFKFERKYNSIKDIFYNKK
- a CDS encoding BamA/OMP85 family outer membrane protein: MKKHLIGIISLVASIVSFGAEGEYLVKGVEFKNLNEIPQDVLIQKMSLKKGQVFSTEGLLKDYNNIKKSDYIDELAIYPQVYDGGIKLVVDVKEKKDTRELLEKQGILPASERERVDTTLVVSSLEIIGSVNVPVNEVAKKIPIKVGGYFSKNKIIKGQRELLETGMYREVIPDVYQYPEGLVVVYSVIENPIINGIQITGNTKYTTEELKSLINIEPGKVLNLNNLRDARDKILKKYNEDGYVLAEIEDIDLTGANDLTIVINEGTVDKVNFTKMVTKQKGQRRKATDTMLKTRDYVVEREIEIQPGEVFNINDYNETVSNLMRTGYFKNVKYETKPAPGENQGVDLVLLLEEERTATLQGAVSYGSEIGLLGMLSVKDMNWQGKGQELGVTFEKSDENYTSFSINFSDPWIKGTDRISWGWSLYKNEYENSDSVLFNETDTYGAKLNIGKGLTKNLRLGLGTKAEYITEKADKSELANYTNYDGENLLDKWGDKRSYGLFSVYPSITYDTRNSYWNPTSGWYGKYQVEVGYADTIDSGTFANTTLELRKYHRGLFKNNTFAYRAVGGVMTTTTPESQRFWVGGGSTLRGYDGGFYQGTQKITATIENRTQINDVLGFVLFSDIGRAWDYQGEDPGYLNEKRDARFPDDIGTTVGVGLRVNTPVGPLRFDFGWPVGNSEESGMKFYFNMGQSF